A genomic window from Pseudonocardia broussonetiae includes:
- a CDS encoding heavy metal translocating P-type ATPase, which yields MWSMPEVRWALLSLAAFALAVPADLLGAPAAAVVVLYAVCYVAGGWEPLVEGVRALGERRLDVDLLMVVAALAAAAIGQPLDGGLLIVIFASSGALEAVMTARTERSIHALLDLAPETATLAGSERVVRADALTVGDEVVVRPGEKIPADGRVVGGASDVDTAGLTGEPVPVPRAPGDDVHAGTVNGTGTLRVRVERDPADSVVAGIAAQVERATETKAGRQLWIERIEQRYSVAVVVGALALLGGPLLFGAAFEPTLLRAMTFMIVASPCAVVLATMPPLLAAIAVAGRRGVLLRDATVVEALAVVDAVALDKTGTVTRGRPELVAVEPLGHPDTVATTARLAGDGGRDGVLALAAAAESGSEHVLGRAVREAAAHLRVPAAAAFDALPGVGVRAVVGGVEIVVGRPSLLDGGDHPTARAAVSRHEDAGRTAVVVLVGGRPAGVLALADALRPGAADALATLTATVGTPPVLLTGDAPAPAARIGRELGVDDVRAGLLPEDKAAVVAEWQGAGRRVLAVGDGINDAPLLATADAGLAVGEGAGALAVQASDGVLLRDPLGSLPPLLALARRAQRTARANLAFAAAVIVVLVTWDLVATLPLALGVAGHELSTVLVCLNGLRLLVRPGWPAPAPSPRREHASV from the coding sequence ATGTGGTCGATGCCCGAGGTCCGTTGGGCCCTGCTCTCCCTCGCCGCGTTCGCGCTGGCGGTGCCCGCCGACCTGCTCGGCGCGCCGGCCGCGGCGGTCGTCGTGCTCTACGCGGTCTGCTACGTCGCGGGCGGGTGGGAGCCGCTGGTCGAGGGCGTGCGGGCGCTGGGCGAGCGGCGCCTCGACGTCGACCTGCTCATGGTCGTGGCCGCCCTCGCCGCCGCCGCGATCGGCCAGCCCCTCGACGGCGGCCTGCTCATCGTGATCTTCGCGAGCTCCGGCGCGCTGGAGGCGGTGATGACCGCCCGCACCGAGCGCAGCATCCACGCCCTGCTCGACCTCGCTCCCGAGACGGCGACGCTCGCGGGCTCCGAGCGCGTCGTCCGCGCCGACGCGCTGACCGTCGGCGACGAGGTCGTCGTCCGGCCGGGGGAGAAGATCCCCGCCGACGGACGCGTGGTCGGCGGCGCGAGCGACGTCGACACCGCCGGGCTGACGGGCGAGCCCGTCCCGGTGCCCCGCGCCCCCGGCGACGACGTGCACGCCGGCACCGTCAACGGCACCGGCACGCTGCGGGTCCGGGTGGAGCGCGACCCGGCCGACTCGGTCGTCGCCGGCATCGCCGCGCAGGTCGAACGCGCCACGGAGACCAAGGCCGGGCGGCAGCTGTGGATCGAGCGCATCGAGCAGCGGTACTCGGTGGCCGTCGTCGTCGGGGCGCTGGCGCTGCTGGGCGGGCCGCTGCTGTTCGGTGCCGCGTTCGAACCGACGCTGCTGCGCGCGATGACGTTCATGATCGTCGCGTCGCCGTGCGCGGTCGTGCTCGCGACCATGCCGCCGCTGCTCGCCGCGATCGCCGTGGCCGGGCGGCGCGGGGTGCTGCTGCGCGACGCCACGGTGGTCGAGGCGCTCGCCGTCGTCGACGCCGTGGCGCTGGACAAGACCGGCACCGTCACCCGCGGGCGGCCCGAGCTGGTGGCGGTCGAGCCGCTCGGCCACCCCGACACGGTCGCAACCACAGCCCGACTCGCGGGGGACGGCGGGCGCGACGGCGTGCTCGCTCTGGCCGCCGCGGCCGAGTCCGGCAGCGAGCACGTGCTCGGCCGCGCCGTCCGCGAGGCCGCCGCCCACCTGCGCGTCCCGGCCGCCGCCGCGTTCGACGCGCTGCCCGGCGTCGGGGTGCGGGCGGTCGTCGGCGGGGTGGAGATCGTCGTCGGGCGGCCGTCGCTGCTCGACGGGGGCGACCACCCGACCGCCCGCGCCGCCGTCTCCCGCCACGAGGACGCCGGGCGCACCGCGGTCGTGGTGCTGGTCGGCGGCAGGCCCGCCGGCGTGCTGGCGCTGGCCGACGCCCTGCGCCCCGGCGCCGCCGACGCCCTCGCGACGCTGACCGCCACCGTCGGCACCCCGCCCGTCCTGCTCACCGGCGACGCTCCGGCGCCCGCTGCCCGCATCGGCCGCGAGCTCGGCGTCGACGACGTGCGCGCCGGCCTGCTGCCCGAGGACAAGGCCGCGGTCGTGGCGGAGTGGCAGGGCGCGGGGCGGCGGGTGCTCGCGGTCGGCGACGGCATCAACGACGCCCCGCTGCTCGCCACGGCCGACGCCGGGCTGGCCGTCGGCGAGGGCGCGGGGGCGCTCGCCGTGCAGGCCTCCGACGGCGTGCTGCTGCGCGACCCGCTCGGCTCCCTGCCGCCGCTGCTCGCGCTGGCCCGCCGGGCGCAGCGGACCGCCCGGGCCAACCTGGCGTTCGCCGCGGCCGTGATCGTCGTGCTGGTCACCTGGGACCTGGTCGCGACCCTGCCCCTGGCGCTGGGCGTGGCCGGGCACGAGCTCAGCACCGTGCTGGTCTGCCTCAACGGCCTGCGCCTGCTGGTGCGGCCCGGGTGGCCCGCGCCCGCGCCCAGCCCCCGGCGGGAGCACGCCTCGGTGTGA
- a CDS encoding ArsR/SmtB family transcription factor, translating into MPHADDVRRAADSLRLLADPTRIKILWALLHGEESVACLADLVGASPTAVSQHLAKLRLAGLVEGRREGTFIYYSAGDGVRGVLAEALRLGQPAGLGR; encoded by the coding sequence ATGCCGCACGCCGACGACGTCCGGCGGGCGGCCGACTCGCTGCGCCTGCTCGCCGACCCCACCCGCATCAAGATCCTCTGGGCCCTGCTGCACGGCGAGGAGTCGGTGGCGTGCCTGGCCGACCTCGTCGGCGCCAGCCCCACCGCGGTGAGCCAGCACCTGGCGAAGCTGCGGCTCGCGGGCCTGGTCGAGGGCCGGCGCGAGGGCACCTTCATCTACTACTCGGCGGGTGACGGGGTGCGTGGGGTGCTGGCCGAGGCTCTGCGGCTCGGCCAGCCGGCGGGGTTGGGGCGGTAG
- a CDS encoding IS481 family transposase, giving the protein MPLKVMDVVEQRLAVLLEPGWSGRTVREVCRRHGISPDTFYAWKQRYDTDGLAGLAPRSRRPGSSPAQLDAALEDRIVALRKAHGWGPVKIRDALRREGLVVPASSTVQQALARRGILTPRPRRARPTGPGHRFERSASNQLWQIDGAMHHLADRSPYWTVEVIDDHSRFCPAITVGPGLTGHLTWSTVCTAVALYGVPEWILTDNGRCFTGRLHGDEVSFERRVKAAGICLTHSRPYHPQTCGKVERLHHTQRVWLARHPVPATLAQAGELFRMFRRHYNTERPHQALHGATPAEVYRPGLGIELPAVDLEPADHTPPGCLRRKTRPCGAFTYAGTSLSVGEKWGGVTIGVLREHGRLHAFYGSSLLDTFLVGSALPTPTR; this is encoded by the coding sequence ATGCCGCTGAAGGTGATGGACGTCGTGGAGCAACGTTTAGCGGTCCTGTTAGAACCGGGCTGGTCCGGGCGCACGGTCCGGGAGGTGTGTCGCCGGCACGGGATCAGCCCGGACACCTTCTACGCCTGGAAACAGCGCTATGACACCGATGGGTTGGCCGGGTTGGCGCCGCGTTCGCGGCGCCCGGGCAGTTCCCCGGCCCAGCTCGACGCTGCGCTCGAGGACCGGATCGTGGCGTTGCGCAAGGCCCACGGCTGGGGGCCGGTGAAGATCCGCGACGCGCTGCGCCGGGAAGGGCTGGTCGTGCCGGCCTCGTCCACGGTCCAGCAGGCGCTGGCCCGACGCGGGATCCTCACTCCCCGCCCGCGACGGGCCCGCCCCACCGGGCCGGGCCACCGGTTCGAACGCTCGGCGAGCAACCAGCTGTGGCAGATCGACGGCGCGATGCACCACCTCGCCGACCGCAGCCCCTACTGGACGGTGGAGGTGATCGACGACCACTCCCGGTTTTGCCCGGCCATCACCGTCGGACCGGGCCTGACCGGGCACCTGACCTGGTCCACGGTCTGCACCGCGGTCGCCCTCTACGGAGTCCCGGAATGGATCCTCACCGACAACGGTCGCTGTTTCACCGGGCGCCTGCACGGCGACGAGGTCAGCTTCGAACGCCGGGTCAAAGCCGCCGGGATCTGCCTGACCCATTCCCGCCCCTACCACCCCCAGACCTGCGGGAAGGTCGAGCGCCTGCACCACACCCAACGGGTGTGGTTGGCCCGCCACCCCGTCCCGGCCACCCTGGCCCAGGCCGGCGAGCTGTTCAGGATGTTCCGCCGCCACTACAACACCGAACGCCCCCACCAGGCCCTGCACGGAGCCACTCCCGCCGAGGTCTACCGACCCGGCCTGGGGATCGAGCTGCCCGCGGTCGATCTCGAACCCGCCGACCACACCCCACCGGGCTGTCTGCGCCGCAAGACCCGCCCCTGCGGGGCGTTCACCTACGCCGGGACCTCGTTGAGCGTCGGCGAGAAATGGGGTGGGGTCACCATCGGAGTCCTACGCGAACACGGCCGGCTGCACGCCTTCTACGGCAGCAGCCTGCTAGACACCTTCCTCGTGGGCAGTGCACTGCCCACACCCACCCGCTGA
- a CDS encoding putative PEP-binding protein yields the protein MRTLSGIPASSGRASGRVVRVADAPGEPPVGPAPLDPAGEAARIAPAVAVVAARLEARAATVSGDAKDVLEATVAMVTDPALLDNARDLVTGGGRPAARAVYEAAGAFADLLTGMGGYMAERARDIHDVRDRIVAELLGLPAPGVADLDAPCVLVAADLAPADTAGLRPGIALALVTEQGGPTSHTAILARSLGIPAVVGCAGATSIAEGTAVVVDGATGVVQEVADVVEQENGTVVAAEWDGVGRTSDGHVVPLLANVGEAKGAVTAAGLRAQGVGLFRTELAFLSAAEEPSVARQHEVYAGVLAAFAGLPVTARTLDAGADKPLPFLTLDGEPNPALGVRGLRVARVPGPGSDVLDRQLATLAAAATETGAELKVMAPMVATAEEARWFVARCREHGIRSAGVMIEVPAAVLTAHEVLAEVDFASVGTNDLAQYLFAADRQSGPVAALNDPWQPALLRLLRLLGEASATTGTPVGVCGEAAADPALAPVLVGLGMATLSMGAGALAAVGASIAGASLEDCRERAEAACAAVDPAAARQAVAELAVKQAQ from the coding sequence ATGCGGACACTGAGCGGGATCCCGGCTAGCAGCGGGCGTGCGAGCGGACGGGTGGTCCGGGTCGCCGACGCACCCGGCGAGCCCCCGGTGGGCCCCGCACCCCTCGACCCGGCGGGGGAGGCCGCGCGCATCGCCCCGGCCGTCGCCGTCGTCGCCGCCCGCCTGGAGGCCCGCGCGGCCACGGTGTCGGGCGACGCGAAGGACGTGCTGGAGGCGACCGTCGCGATGGTCACCGACCCGGCGCTGCTCGACAACGCCCGCGACCTGGTCACCGGCGGCGGGCGCCCCGCCGCCCGCGCCGTGTACGAGGCGGCCGGCGCGTTCGCCGACCTGCTCACCGGCATGGGCGGGTACATGGCCGAGCGCGCCCGCGACATCCACGACGTGCGCGACCGGATCGTCGCCGAGCTGCTCGGCCTGCCCGCCCCGGGCGTCGCCGACCTCGACGCCCCGTGCGTCCTCGTCGCCGCCGACCTCGCCCCCGCCGACACCGCGGGCCTGCGCCCCGGCATCGCGCTGGCGCTGGTCACCGAGCAGGGCGGCCCCACCAGCCACACCGCGATCCTGGCCCGCTCGCTCGGCATCCCCGCGGTCGTCGGCTGCGCCGGCGCCACCTCGATCGCCGAGGGCACCGCGGTCGTCGTCGACGGGGCGACGGGCGTGGTGCAGGAGGTGGCCGACGTCGTCGAGCAGGAGAACGGGACCGTGGTCGCGGCCGAGTGGGACGGCGTCGGCCGGACCTCCGACGGCCACGTGGTGCCGCTGCTGGCCAACGTCGGCGAGGCGAAGGGTGCGGTGACGGCGGCCGGGCTGCGCGCGCAGGGCGTCGGGCTGTTCCGCACCGAGCTCGCGTTCCTCTCCGCCGCCGAGGAGCCCTCGGTCGCCCGACAGCACGAGGTCTACGCGGGGGTGCTGGCCGCGTTCGCCGGGCTCCCGGTCACCGCGCGCACCCTCGACGCGGGCGCCGACAAGCCCCTGCCGTTCCTGACGCTCGACGGCGAGCCGAACCCGGCGCTGGGCGTGCGCGGGCTGCGCGTGGCGCGCGTGCCCGGCCCGGGCTCCGACGTGCTCGACCGCCAGCTCGCGACCCTCGCCGCTGCGGCCACCGAGACCGGCGCCGAGCTCAAGGTGATGGCGCCGATGGTCGCGACGGCCGAGGAGGCCCGCTGGTTCGTCGCGCGGTGCCGGGAGCACGGCATCCGCTCGGCCGGCGTGATGATCGAGGTCCCGGCCGCCGTGCTGACCGCCCACGAGGTGCTCGCCGAGGTCGACTTCGCCAGCGTCGGCACCAACGACCTGGCCCAGTACCTGTTCGCGGCCGACCGCCAGTCCGGCCCGGTCGCCGCCCTCAACGACCCGTGGCAGCCCGCCCTCCTGCGCCTGCTCCGCCTGCTCGGCGAGGCCTCGGCCACCACCGGCACGCCGGTCGGGGTGTGCGGCGAGGCCGCCGCCGACCCCGCCCTGGCCCCGGTCCTGGTCGGGCTCGGGATGGCGACGCTGTCGATGGGCGCCGGCGCCCTGGCCGCCGTCGGGGCCTCGATCGCCGGCGCGAGCCTGGAGGACTGCCGTGAGCGTGCGGAGGCCGCCTGCGCCGCCGTGGACCCCGCGGCCGCCCGCCAGGCCGTCGCGGAGCTGGCGGTGAAGCAGGCGCAGTGA
- a CDS encoding DeoR/GlpR family DNA-binding transcription regulator, with translation MYAAERQQWLLNRAREAGRVDVAATADELDVTPETIRRDLGALERQGLLRRVHGGAIPADLLGFEPGISTRDAVATQEKDRIAKAALDELEGASTVLLDAGTTTARLAALLPADRELTVVTNALPIASVLAARPNVTLLLLGGRVRGTTMATVDEWALDVLGDLTADVAFLGTNGFSVERGLTTPDRAEAAAKKAMLAAARRTVVLADSAKHGADQFVRFGRIDQVDALITDTGLAAADAAALSAAGPRVVRA, from the coding sequence ATGTACGCAGCGGAGCGGCAGCAGTGGTTGCTGAACCGGGCCCGTGAGGCCGGGCGGGTGGACGTCGCCGCCACGGCCGACGAGCTCGACGTGACCCCGGAGACGATCCGGCGCGACCTCGGCGCCCTGGAGCGCCAGGGCCTGCTGCGCCGCGTGCACGGCGGGGCCATCCCGGCCGACCTCCTCGGCTTCGAGCCCGGCATCTCCACCCGCGACGCCGTCGCCACGCAGGAGAAGGACCGCATCGCCAAGGCGGCGCTCGACGAGCTCGAGGGCGCCTCCACCGTCCTGCTCGACGCCGGCACGACGACGGCCCGCCTCGCCGCGCTGCTCCCCGCCGACCGCGAGCTCACCGTCGTCACCAACGCCCTGCCGATCGCCTCGGTGCTCGCCGCGCGGCCCAACGTCACGCTGCTGCTGCTCGGCGGCCGGGTGCGCGGCACGACGATGGCCACGGTCGACGAGTGGGCGCTCGACGTCCTCGGCGACCTGACGGCCGACGTCGCCTTCCTCGGCACCAACGGCTTCTCCGTGGAGCGCGGGCTGACCACCCCCGACCGCGCCGAGGCCGCCGCGAAGAAGGCGATGCTCGCCGCCGCCCGCCGCACCGTGGTGCTGGCCGACTCGGCGAAGCACGGCGCCGACCAGTTCGTGCGCTTCGGCCGGATCGACCAGGTCGACGCGCTGATCACCGACACCGGTCTGGCGGCGGCCGACGCGGCCGCGCTGTCGGCCGCCGGACCGAGAGTGGTGCGCGCCTAA
- the pfkB gene encoding 1-phosphofructokinase: protein MIVTVTPNPSLDRTVEVPRLLRGEVHRATSVRLDPGGKGVNVARALTSAGLDTIAVLPCGRAPGGRLTDLLDLHGVRAATVAIDGATRTNITVVEPDGTTTKINELGPVLTDAEVAQLADTVVALAADASWVVTCGSLPAGMPDDFHAEVVRRTRSAGVRVAVDASDAPLRAACAAGPDLIKPNHEELAELVGRPLTSIGDVLDAARGLRAAGVGAVLVSLGAGGALLVDDSGEHHAVSSPVAVRSTVGAGDATLAGFLAAGGAGPDALRQAVAYGAAACRLPGSAMPGPHEIDLHDVRVVGTPDTTLHLTGAAV, encoded by the coding sequence ATGATCGTCACCGTCACGCCGAACCCCAGCCTGGACCGCACGGTCGAGGTCCCCCGCCTGCTCCGCGGCGAGGTCCACCGCGCCACGTCGGTGCGGCTGGACCCGGGCGGCAAGGGCGTCAACGTCGCCCGCGCGCTCACCAGCGCCGGCCTCGACACCATCGCCGTCCTCCCCTGCGGCCGCGCGCCGGGCGGGCGGCTGACCGACCTGCTCGACCTGCACGGCGTCCGCGCCGCCACGGTCGCCATCGACGGCGCCACCCGCACCAACATCACGGTCGTCGAGCCGGACGGCACCACCACCAAGATCAACGAGCTGGGGCCCGTCCTCACCGACGCCGAGGTCGCACAGCTCGCCGACACCGTCGTCGCGCTGGCGGCCGACGCGAGCTGGGTCGTCACCTGCGGCTCGCTGCCCGCAGGGATGCCCGACGACTTCCACGCCGAGGTCGTGCGCCGCACCCGCAGCGCCGGCGTCCGCGTGGCCGTCGACGCGAGCGACGCCCCGCTGCGGGCCGCCTGCGCCGCCGGCCCCGACCTCATCAAGCCCAACCACGAGGAGCTGGCCGAGCTCGTCGGCCGGCCCCTCACCAGCATCGGCGACGTCCTCGACGCCGCGCGCGGCCTGCGCGCCGCGGGCGTCGGCGCGGTGCTGGTGAGCCTCGGGGCGGGGGGCGCGCTCCTCGTCGACGACAGCGGCGAGCACCACGCCGTGTCGTCCCCGGTGGCCGTGCGCAGCACCGTCGGCGCGGGTGACGCCACCCTCGCCGGGTTCCTGGCGGCCGGCGGCGCCGGTCCCGACGCACTCCGGCAGGCGGTGGCCTACGGGGCCGCCGCGTGCCGCCTGCCGGGCAGCGCGATGCCCGGCCCGCACGAGATCGACCTCCACGACGTCCGCGTGGTCGGCACGCCGGACACCACCCTCCACCTCACCGGAGCAGCCGTATGA
- a CDS encoding PTS sugar transporter subunit IIA, which translates to MTALITADLVDLDLPSADRRTAVRSLAERLEKAGRVTDIERFLADIEAREEQMATGLEGGIGIPHCRSTAVTEPTLAFGRSTEGVDFGAEDGPARLVFMIAAPEGGSTDHMTVLAALARRLVRRAFKDELLGATDAGHVADYIQKEVAG; encoded by the coding sequence ATGACCGCCCTGATCACCGCCGATCTCGTCGACCTCGACCTGCCGTCGGCCGACCGGCGCACCGCCGTGCGCTCGCTCGCCGAGCGGCTCGAGAAGGCGGGGCGCGTCACCGACATCGAGCGGTTCCTCGCCGACATCGAGGCGCGGGAGGAGCAGATGGCCACCGGGCTCGAGGGCGGCATCGGCATCCCGCACTGCCGCTCGACCGCCGTCACCGAGCCGACGCTCGCGTTCGGCCGCAGCACCGAGGGCGTCGACTTCGGCGCCGAGGACGGCCCCGCGCGGCTCGTCTTCATGATCGCCGCCCCGGAGGGCGGGAGCACCGACCACATGACGGTGCTGGCCGCGCTGGCCCGCCGGTTGGTGCGCAGGGCGTTCAAGGACGAGCTCCTCGGCGCGACCGACGCCGGTCACGTCGCCGACTACATCCAGAAGGAGGTCGCCGGATGA
- a CDS encoding PTS fructose transporter subunit IIC produces MKLLAITACPTGIAHTYMAAEALEQAAADAGHEMVVETQGSAGTTPFTDAQIAEADAIILAADVAVRDEERFAHLPTIRTGVKKAISGADLLVAQAVEAAEAPKADVPAQRTATPATKDFGPGFGSQLRGWLMTGVSYVIPFVAAGGLLIALGFALGGYQVTDSPAVTEGFDPLALASWAALLFQIGALAFGFLIPVLGGFIAYAMADRPAIVPGFVGGAIAAEIDAGFLGGLIAGLLAGAVVLGLKRFSVPKAMAGIMPVVVYPLLGTLVVGIAMFVVIGPPLAAVNTGLTNWLTGLSGANALLLGALVGLMMAFDMGGPVNKAAYTFALAGLESGSEAGLLIMAAVMAAGMTPPLAMALATVVRKKLFSEVERENGRAAWLLGASFITEGAIPFAAADPLRVIPSLMAGSAVTGVLSMAFGSTLRAPHGGIFVLPLIGNPFGYLIAIVVGTLVSTALVVALKNSRRRPATETAPVAVAV; encoded by the coding sequence ATGAAGCTCCTCGCGATCACCGCGTGCCCCACGGGCATCGCGCACACGTACATGGCCGCCGAGGCGCTCGAGCAGGCCGCGGCCGACGCCGGGCACGAGATGGTCGTGGAGACCCAGGGCTCCGCGGGCACCACGCCCTTCACCGACGCCCAGATCGCCGAGGCCGACGCGATCATCCTGGCCGCCGACGTCGCCGTCCGCGACGAGGAGCGCTTCGCGCACCTGCCGACCATCCGCACCGGCGTGAAGAAGGCGATCAGCGGGGCCGACCTGCTCGTCGCGCAGGCCGTCGAGGCCGCGGAGGCCCCGAAGGCCGATGTCCCCGCGCAGCGCACCGCCACCCCGGCCACCAAGGACTTCGGCCCCGGCTTCGGGTCGCAGCTGCGCGGCTGGCTGATGACCGGCGTCTCCTACGTCATCCCGTTCGTGGCCGCGGGCGGCCTGCTCATCGCCCTGGGCTTCGCGCTCGGCGGGTACCAGGTCACCGACTCGCCCGCCGTCACCGAGGGCTTCGACCCCCTCGCGCTGGCGAGCTGGGCAGCGCTGCTCTTCCAGATCGGTGCGCTCGCCTTCGGGTTCCTGATCCCGGTGCTCGGCGGCTTCATCGCCTACGCGATGGCCGACCGCCCCGCGATCGTGCCCGGCTTCGTCGGCGGGGCGATCGCCGCCGAGATCGACGCGGGCTTCCTCGGCGGCCTCATCGCCGGCCTGCTCGCCGGTGCCGTCGTCCTCGGGCTCAAGCGGTTCTCGGTGCCCAAGGCGATGGCCGGGATCATGCCGGTGGTCGTCTACCCGCTGCTCGGCACGCTCGTGGTCGGCATCGCGATGTTCGTGGTCATCGGGCCGCCGCTCGCCGCGGTGAACACCGGCCTGACCAACTGGCTGACCGGCCTGTCCGGTGCCAACGCCCTGCTCCTCGGCGCGCTCGTCGGCCTGATGATGGCCTTCGACATGGGCGGCCCGGTGAACAAGGCCGCCTACACCTTCGCGCTCGCCGGCCTGGAGAGCGGCTCGGAGGCCGGGCTGCTGATCATGGCCGCCGTGATGGCCGCCGGCATGACCCCGCCCCTGGCGATGGCGCTGGCCACCGTCGTGCGCAAGAAGCTGTTCAGCGAGGTCGAGCGGGAGAACGGCCGGGCCGCCTGGCTGCTGGGCGCCTCCTTCATCACCGAGGGCGCCATCCCGTTCGCCGCGGCCGACCCGCTGCGCGTCATCCCCTCGCTGATGGCCGGCTCGGCCGTGACCGGGGTGCTGTCCATGGCCTTCGGCTCGACCCTGCGGGCCCCGCACGGCGGCATCTTCGTGCTCCCGCTGATCGGCAACCCGTTCGGCTACCTCATCGCGATCGTGGTCGGCACGCTCGTCTCCACCGCGCTGGTCGTCGCGCTCAAGAACTCCCGCCGCCGGCCCGCCACCGAGACGGCGCCCGTCGCCGTCGCCGTCTGA
- a CDS encoding HPr family phosphocarrier protein: MTVERRVTVGSSVGLHARPATLFTKAAAAQPVKVTIAAGDRGPVDARSILSVLGLGVGSGEEVVLTAQEDGADSEAAVAALAELLATDMDA, encoded by the coding sequence ATGACCGTCGAACGCCGCGTCACCGTCGGATCCTCGGTGGGCCTGCACGCCCGCCCCGCCACCCTGTTCACCAAGGCCGCCGCCGCCCAGCCGGTGAAGGTCACCATCGCCGCGGGCGACCGCGGCCCGGTCGACGCCCGCAGCATCCTCTCGGTGCTCGGGCTCGGCGTGGGCAGCGGCGAGGAGGTCGTGCTCACCGCGCAGGAGGACGGGGCCGACTCCGAGGCCGCGGTCGCCGCGCTGGCCGAGCTGCTCGCGACCGACATGGACGCCTGA
- a CDS encoding DoxX family protein, with protein MTATADSTTGTTTSRRAGRIALGVLQGLIVLAYLFSAYSKLSADPQAVAGFELIGLGLPGLYAIGVIELLGALGLLVPRLMGLAATGLVLLMIGATITTAVVVGGALVLVPAVYLVLVSVLAYARRRETAALLASLRR; from the coding sequence ATGACCGCCACCGCAGACAGCACCACCGGTACCACCACCTCGCGCCGCGCCGGGCGGATCGCGCTCGGCGTCCTGCAGGGCCTGATCGTGCTGGCGTACCTGTTCTCCGCCTACTCGAAACTCTCCGCCGACCCGCAGGCCGTCGCCGGTTTCGAGCTGATCGGGCTGGGCCTGCCCGGCCTCTACGCCATCGGCGTGATCGAGCTGCTCGGCGCGCTCGGCCTGCTCGTCCCGCGCCTGATGGGCCTCGCGGCCACCGGTCTCGTGCTGCTGATGATCGGGGCGACGATCACGACCGCGGTCGTCGTCGGCGGCGCGCTCGTCCTGGTGCCGGCGGTGTACCTGGTGCTGGTGTCGGTCCTGGCCTACGCCCGCCGGCGGGAGACGGCGGCGCTGCTGGCCTCGCTCCGCCGCTGA
- a CDS encoding GntR family transcriptional regulator: MTSVDALASLGRARALVLRTTTAERVADAVREEVVEGRLRPGERLPEQAVCTALGVSRNTVREALSQLVAERVLVREANRGVFVAQPDRDAVRDVYRVRRLVEPAAVLSGEAWDAERVATVRAAVDEGRRAADTGDWAGVGSANQHFHRALVALAGSPRLDQQMALLLAEMRLVFHRVPDVREFFEPYLGRNDVICGLLEDGDRERAAREVTEYLAAAEAQLLAAYDPR; encoded by the coding sequence GTGACCTCCGTCGACGCCCTCGCCTCGCTGGGTCGCGCCCGCGCGCTCGTCCTGCGCACGACCACCGCGGAGCGGGTCGCCGACGCCGTCCGCGAGGAGGTCGTCGAGGGCCGGCTGCGGCCGGGCGAGCGGCTCCCCGAGCAGGCCGTCTGCACCGCGCTGGGGGTCTCCCGCAACACCGTCCGCGAGGCGCTGAGCCAGCTCGTCGCCGAGCGGGTGCTGGTGCGCGAGGCCAACCGCGGGGTCTTCGTGGCCCAGCCCGACCGCGACGCCGTCCGCGACGTCTACCGCGTCCGCCGCCTCGTCGAGCCCGCCGCGGTGCTCTCGGGCGAGGCCTGGGACGCCGAGCGGGTCGCGACCGTTCGCGCCGCCGTCGACGAGGGCCGCCGCGCGGCGGACACCGGCGACTGGGCCGGCGTCGGCAGCGCCAACCAGCACTTCCACCGGGCCCTGGTGGCGCTGGCCGGCAGCCCCCGGCTCGACCAGCAGATGGCCCTGCTCCTGGCCGAGATGCGGCTGGTGTTCCACCGCGTGCCCGACGTCCGCGAGTTCTTCGAGCCCTACCTGGGCCGCAACGACGTGATCTGCGGCCTGCTCGAGGACGGCGACCGGGAGCGGGCCGCCCGGGAGGTCACCGAGTACCTCGCGGCGGCCGAGGCGCAGCTGCTCGCCGCGTACGACCCGCGCTGA